In Desulfonatronum thioautotrophicum, a genomic segment contains:
- the rimP gene encoding ribosome maturation factor RimP translates to MQTSFPSSRPRSEEIRHHLEFLILPVVHGLGLELWGLEYLPVGRKALLRIYIDAEGGATIDQCAMVSRQLGPALEVDDRLPGAFTLEVSSPGLERRFFKPEQLPAYIGRTVQVQLHEPMDGRKAYRGELSAADGTMVTLRESDTAVELDWNQIKKIHLIHTF, encoded by the coding sequence ATGCAGACTTCCTTTCCTTCCTCCCGGCCCCGGTCGGAAGAAATCCGTCATCACCTGGAATTTTTGATCTTGCCCGTTGTGCACGGCCTCGGTTTGGAACTTTGGGGGCTGGAGTATCTGCCCGTCGGCCGAAAAGCGTTGCTTCGCATTTATATCGATGCCGAAGGTGGTGCGACCATTGATCAATGCGCCATGGTCAGCAGGCAGCTTGGTCCGGCCCTGGAAGTGGACGACCGACTTCCTGGGGCATTCACCCTTGAGGTCTCCTCACCGGGACTGGAGCGCCGTTTCTTCAAGCCGGAACAGCTTCCTGCCTATATCGGGCGAACCGTACAGGTGCAGCTGCACGAGCCCATGGATGGGCGGAAAGCCTATCGCGGTGAGTTGTCCGCGGCTGACGGCACGATGGTCACCTTGAGGGAAAGCGACACGGCGGTGGAACTGGACTGGAACCAAATCAAGAAAATTCATCTTATCCATACATTTTGA
- the flgF gene encoding flagellar basal-body rod protein FlgF has translation MQTSMYNALFGALTQEHRLANTANNLANVNTTGYKRETMAFRDVFIRFGHGLLDPISAINEKSLLPVPDEMAQARIALTNIDFSQGSVKETGNPLDVALQGEGFFKVRTLEGDFYTRNGNFHLTPDGELVTSQGFPVLVDGGPVNLEPNARVIIGPEGDIQANGDPVGNFELVTFDDLQVLEKLGQNMFRLRPDVQVAEQPADNVTVTQGYLEGANVEVVGEMVSMIEAQRSFEAYQKVMHTAQEADQKLIREVASPR, from the coding sequence ATGCAGACCAGTATGTACAATGCCCTGTTCGGGGCGCTGACCCAGGAGCACCGACTGGCAAACACCGCCAATAATTTGGCGAATGTGAACACCACCGGGTATAAACGCGAAACCATGGCCTTTCGGGATGTCTTTATCCGGTTTGGCCACGGCCTGCTGGACCCCATTTCCGCCATCAACGAAAAATCATTGCTTCCGGTTCCGGACGAAATGGCCCAAGCCCGGATCGCGTTGACCAATATTGATTTCAGCCAGGGATCGGTCAAGGAGACCGGCAACCCGCTGGATGTCGCACTCCAGGGAGAAGGTTTTTTCAAGGTGCGCACCCTGGAAGGTGACTTCTACACCCGCAACGGCAATTTCCATCTGACTCCGGATGGCGAACTGGTCACCAGCCAAGGTTTTCCCGTGCTGGTGGACGGCGGCCCGGTCAACCTGGAGCCCAATGCCCGTGTGATTATCGGCCCAGAGGGGGACATCCAGGCGAACGGCGATCCTGTCGGCAATTTTGAACTGGTGACCTTTGACGACCTCCAGGTCCTGGAAAAACTCGGCCAGAACATGTTCCGCCTTCGCCCCGACGTACAGGTCGCGGAGCAGCCCGCGGACAACGTCACGGTGACCCAGGGGTATCTGGAAGGTGCGAATGTGGAGGTTGTTGGCGAAATGGTCAGCATGATCGAAGCCCAACGCAGCTTTGAAGCCTACCAGAAGGTCATGCACACGGCCCAGGAGGCCGATCAGAAACTGATCCGCGAAGTCGCCTCGCCCCGATAA
- the flgG gene encoding flagellar basal-body rod protein FlgG — translation MMRSLWTAASGMMAMQMNIDVTSNNLANVSTTGFKKSRAEFEDLMYQTMKIAGAANAAGDRIPTGLQVGMGVRPVTVHKEFTTGAFQNTGNPLDLAIEGDGFFQVDVNGEFAYTRAGAFKLDNEGRVVTANGYALQPEFNVPQETQNIVVTEQGRIVAMDKFGEELDGMDIPLFTFVNPPGLNSVGRNLFLPTEASGDPIEGVPGEENVGTIAQGFLEGSNVDMVEEMVRLITGQRAYEINSKAIMTSDQMLQTANQIKR, via the coding sequence ATGATGCGCTCCCTATGGACTGCGGCCTCGGGCATGATGGCCATGCAAATGAATATCGACGTGACCTCCAACAATCTGGCCAACGTCAGCACCACCGGGTTCAAGAAGAGCCGGGCGGAATTCGAAGATTTGATGTACCAGACCATGAAGATCGCCGGAGCGGCCAATGCCGCCGGAGACCGGATTCCCACGGGGCTCCAGGTGGGCATGGGCGTCCGTCCCGTGACCGTGCACAAGGAATTCACCACCGGGGCATTCCAGAACACCGGAAACCCTCTGGATCTGGCCATCGAAGGCGATGGTTTTTTTCAGGTGGATGTGAACGGCGAGTTTGCCTACACCCGGGCTGGAGCTTTCAAGCTGGACAATGAGGGTCGGGTGGTCACGGCCAACGGGTATGCCCTGCAACCGGAGTTCAATGTTCCCCAGGAAACCCAGAACATCGTCGTTACGGAGCAAGGCCGGATCGTGGCCATGGACAAGTTCGGCGAGGAATTGGACGGAATGGATATCCCGCTGTTCACCTTTGTCAACCCGCCCGGCTTGAACAGCGTCGGCCGGAATCTTTTTCTGCCCACGGAGGCGTCCGGCGACCCCATCGAGGGTGTGCCTGGTGAGGAAAACGTGGGAACCATTGCCCAGGGATTCCTGGAAGGCTCCAACGTGGACATGGTGGAGGAGATGGTCCGCCTGATTACCGGACAGCGGGCCTACGAAATCAACTCCAAGGCCATCATGACCTCCGACCAGATGCTCCAGACCGCCAACCAGATCAAGCGTTAA
- the flgA gene encoding flagellar basal body P-ring formation chaperone FlgA, with translation MQNSHARLTLFVALCTFACLAVLAKPGAAQRGYWHYMVHPVAAVQDEVIRFKDIAVPLTDHGRSQWANLSELTLGPTPEGGTTITLSQDRMARVLRERIGPAAASTRIPNQTVIQGGGHVVLEEDLRSRVVTFLTPKVRSMGEEITVRDFRLPSHIFLPHVQDTLELEMATAAQPGRNSLRFLVRSVDGRVVRRVTGTVFLDVWQTVPTAGRPLNRGTPLALDDVTFQRKNLAYLREQVWNGEGGPWQIRTPIGMDQVIYISALEPLPAVRRGELIMLVYEGELVRLQIQVQAMADGAIGETITVRNLQNNNEVLARIRDHETVVVR, from the coding sequence ATGCAAAACAGCCACGCTCGCCTTACTTTGTTTGTTGCCCTCTGCACGTTCGCCTGTCTGGCGGTTCTTGCCAAACCAGGCGCTGCCCAGCGCGGCTACTGGCATTACATGGTGCACCCCGTGGCCGCGGTCCAGGACGAGGTCATCCGTTTCAAGGACATTGCCGTCCCGCTGACCGATCATGGCCGATCCCAATGGGCAAATCTTTCCGAACTGACTCTTGGCCCCACTCCGGAAGGCGGCACAACCATCACTCTTTCCCAGGACCGCATGGCGCGCGTCTTGCGCGAACGTATCGGCCCCGCAGCGGCCTCCACACGCATCCCGAACCAGACCGTCATCCAGGGCGGCGGTCATGTCGTCCTGGAAGAGGACTTGCGATCCCGCGTCGTCACTTTTTTGACCCCCAAGGTTCGCTCCATGGGTGAGGAAATCACTGTCCGCGACTTTCGCCTGCCCAGCCATATTTTTCTGCCCCATGTCCAGGACACCCTGGAACTGGAAATGGCCACAGCTGCGCAACCAGGACGCAACAGCCTGCGTTTCCTGGTTCGGTCAGTGGACGGCCGGGTCGTGCGACGGGTTACCGGCACGGTCTTTTTGGACGTCTGGCAGACCGTACCCACGGCCGGGCGGCCATTAAACCGAGGCACGCCCCTGGCCCTGGACGACGTGACCTTCCAGCGCAAAAACCTGGCCTACCTGCGGGAACAGGTCTGGAATGGAGAAGGAGGACCCTGGCAGATCCGGACCCCAATAGGCATGGACCAGGTCATCTACATTTCGGCTTTGGAACCGCTCCCCGCCGTCCGTCGCGGTGAACTGATCATGCTGGTCTACGAAGGCGAGCTGGTTCGTCTGCAGATCCAGGTGCAAGCCATGGCCGACGGCGCCATTGGGGAGACCATCACGGTGCGGAACTTGCAAAACAACAATGAAGTCCTGGCCCGAATCCGCGACCACGAAACCGTGGTGGTCAGATAA
- a CDS encoding flagellar basal body L-ring protein FlgH has product MVLGLSGSACAPARTQSMPSPILTQTVDYPQPAEVNPGSLFNPASAELLFADNRARRVGDIVRIMVVEESRATNKATTDTSRDSSVSLGIEHLLDQRLVNAGLPVLGIERGQFGETPLISARTSNSFKGDGETKRESTITATVGARVVKTLPNGLMQVEGARETRVNNETQIIVVRGLVRSTDIDPDNTILSTHMADATIEFYGMGILADKQRPGWLTRILDNVWPF; this is encoded by the coding sequence ATGGTGCTTGGCCTGAGCGGCTCCGCCTGTGCTCCCGCCAGAACCCAAAGCATGCCCTCACCAATCTTGACCCAGACCGTGGATTACCCTCAGCCGGCCGAGGTGAATCCCGGTTCACTCTTCAATCCGGCCAGCGCTGAACTGCTTTTCGCGGATAACCGGGCTCGACGGGTCGGTGATATCGTCCGGATCATGGTTGTTGAGGAGAGCCGGGCCACGAACAAGGCCACGACGGATACCTCCCGGGATTCCAGCGTCAGTCTGGGCATTGAACACCTTCTGGACCAACGCCTTGTCAACGCGGGGCTGCCGGTTTTGGGCATTGAACGAGGTCAGTTCGGGGAAACCCCCTTGATCAGTGCCCGGACGTCCAATTCATTCAAAGGGGATGGAGAGACCAAACGCGAATCCACCATCACCGCCACGGTGGGAGCAAGGGTGGTCAAGACCCTTCCCAATGGATTGATGCAGGTGGAGGGCGCCCGGGAAACCCGGGTGAACAACGAAACCCAGATCATCGTCGTCCGCGGCCTGGTCCGTTCAACGGACATTGACCCGGACAACACCATCCTGTCCACGCACATGGCCGACGCAACCATCGAATTCTACGGTATGGGCATCCTGGCGGACAAACAACGCCCCGGCTGGCTGACCCGGATTCTGGATAACGTCTGGCCGTTTTAG
- a CDS encoding flagellar basal body P-ring protein FlgI encodes MWKNYCKASAVLTLSLFFLLGHLGINTAHATVRIKDIARVAGDRTNQLVGYGLVVGLSGTGDRRGAEFTIQSMTNMLERMGVRVDRSRLRVRNVAAVMVTAQMPVSSRAGSSLDVSVSSVGDASSLLGGVLLMTPLRGVDGQVYALAQGPLLLGGFSVGGDAAQAQKNITTVGLIPNGATVERSVPFQFNQQDNVVLHLQTNDFSTAVQVVDRINANFGSPLARAMDVSTIEVDIPEIYQGNLVPFIAALEGLPITPDTRARVVVDEKTGTVVVGQNVRLSKVAVAHGNLHIVVAERPEVVQPQPFSPGQTVVVPRTELGVREEDRRLTLLEGATLQDLVNGLNAIGATPRDLISILRTLKSAGALHAEVEVI; translated from the coding sequence ATGTGGAAGAATTACTGCAAGGCTTCAGCCGTCCTGACGCTTTCCTTGTTTTTTTTGCTCGGACACCTGGGAATCAACACAGCCCATGCCACCGTCCGGATCAAGGACATCGCCAGAGTGGCCGGCGATCGCACCAACCAGTTGGTGGGCTACGGCCTGGTGGTCGGCCTTTCCGGCACCGGAGACAGGAGAGGCGCGGAGTTTACCATCCAGTCCATGACCAACATGCTGGAGCGCATGGGGGTTCGCGTGGATCGATCCAGGCTGCGGGTGCGCAACGTGGCCGCGGTGATGGTTACCGCGCAAATGCCCGTTTCGTCTCGGGCCGGATCCAGCCTGGACGTTTCGGTGTCTTCGGTGGGTGACGCCTCCAGTCTGCTGGGAGGCGTATTGCTGATGACGCCCCTGCGCGGCGTGGACGGCCAGGTCTATGCCTTGGCCCAGGGCCCTTTGCTTCTCGGAGGCTTCAGTGTCGGTGGCGATGCGGCTCAGGCTCAGAAAAACATCACCACCGTGGGCCTGATCCCCAACGGCGCCACCGTGGAACGCTCGGTTCCGTTCCAGTTCAACCAGCAGGACAACGTGGTCCTGCACCTCCAAACCAACGACTTCTCCACCGCGGTCCAGGTGGTGGACCGGATCAATGCCAACTTCGGATCCCCCCTGGCACGCGCCATGGATGTCTCCACCATTGAGGTGGACATCCCGGAAATATACCAGGGCAACCTCGTGCCCTTTATCGCGGCCCTGGAGGGCCTGCCCATCACGCCGGATACGCGGGCCCGGGTCGTGGTCGATGAAAAAACCGGGACAGTGGTCGTTGGCCAGAATGTACGCTTATCCAAGGTGGCCGTGGCCCATGGCAATCTGCACATCGTGGTGGCCGAGCGGCCGGAAGTCGTCCAGCCACAACCCTTCTCCCCAGGACAAACAGTGGTGGTTCCCCGTACGGAGCTGGGCGTTCGCGAGGAGGACCGCCGCCTGACCCTGCTGGAAGGGGCCACCCTGCAAGACCTGGTCAATGGCCTGAACGCCATTGGCGCCACACCGCGGGACCTGATCTCCATCTTGCGTACCTTGAAGTCCGCGGGGGCGCTGCATGCGGAAGTGGAGGTGATCTGA
- a CDS encoding peptidoglycan DD-metalloendopeptidase family protein, with protein sequence MIPLPDTNTMLLGHGQDDVQRRFDVLRRLRPDDSGQKAEKSTPESGTSDVGQESRLREASQDFEALFLHQLIKQMRATVPHHDPLRGKGEEFWQSHFDMEMASVLAQSGGMGLGDMIFEQLRQSQVQATRHSEPGSKPMPLTILAPTPAPSPTAADALKNESQTSPTALHLAASQGPYSASGTLGHLLTGSADAVSIPGTTSTMNLVRSLARSIEERGGVVSEHPGSVNGPSATESTNISPPILPPMHWPLEGRISSGFGWRPDPFTGEQTWHAGVDMVAPEGTPIGAAWDGRVVFVGQRGGYGNMVVLEHAGGWRSYYAHNNKNTVKVGDKVEAGQKIATVGSTGRSTGPHLHFEIRQGTTAWNPKQIRDRLEAGLSIGKQVSA encoded by the coding sequence ATGATCCCCTTGCCGGACACGAACACCATGCTGCTCGGCCACGGGCAGGACGATGTTCAGCGGCGGTTCGACGTTCTCCGCCGCCTTCGCCCAGATGATTCCGGGCAAAAAGCAGAGAAGAGCACCCCGGAGAGCGGTACTTCGGACGTTGGCCAGGAAAGCCGCCTGCGCGAGGCCAGCCAGGATTTCGAGGCCCTGTTCCTGCACCAATTGATCAAGCAGATGCGGGCCACGGTTCCTCACCATGATCCGCTACGAGGCAAGGGTGAGGAATTCTGGCAGTCACACTTTGACATGGAAATGGCCTCGGTTCTGGCGCAAAGCGGAGGCATGGGCCTTGGCGACATGATCTTCGAACAGCTCCGTCAATCCCAGGTCCAGGCCACCAGGCACAGTGAGCCGGGAAGCAAGCCCATGCCCCTCACCATTCTGGCGCCGACTCCAGCTCCATCCCCGACAGCGGCCGATGCCCTGAAAAACGAGTCGCAAACATCTCCGACCGCCTTGCACCTTGCCGCGTCCCAGGGACCATACTCCGCTTCCGGCACCCTGGGCCATCTTTTAACCGGCTCGGCTGACGCCGTGAGCATTCCCGGGACCACCAGCACCATGAACCTGGTCCGTTCCCTGGCCCGATCCATTGAGGAACGCGGTGGCGTGGTTTCCGAGCATCCTGGATCCGTCAATGGTCCCAGCGCCACCGAAAGCACCAACATCTCCCCGCCAATTCTGCCACCCATGCATTGGCCCCTGGAGGGGCGAATCAGCTCCGGCTTTGGCTGGCGCCCGGACCCATTTACCGGAGAACAGACATGGCACGCCGGTGTGGACATGGTCGCCCCTGAAGGGACGCCCATCGGCGCGGCCTGGGACGGGCGGGTGGTTTTCGTCGGTCAGCGTGGCGGGTACGGGAACATGGTCGTCCTGGAACATGCCGGAGGCTGGCGCTCCTACTATGCGCACAATAACAAAAATACGGTCAAGGTTGGGGATAAGGTTGAAGCCGGCCAAAAAATTGCCACGGTGGGCTCCACCGGCCGGTCCACCGGCCCACACCTGCACTTCGAGATCCGCCAGGGCACCACAGCCTGGAATCCAAAACAGATTCGTGATCGACTTGAGGCCGGGTTGTCTATCGGCAAACAGGTGTCGG